In Polyodon spathula isolate WHYD16114869_AA chromosome 27, ASM1765450v1, whole genome shotgun sequence, one DNA window encodes the following:
- the LOC121301254 gene encoding hemicentin-2-like, which produces MCVCLVCVALPDLNVQSDPKEPVSGQPFSLKCSLQGVYPPGSVEMRWLHGDRVIAGPAGTAENADEVFHNYELRTKQQLHATSADYRCEAELVLQNKLIKTKKQTLPLQFKVVPERPSISTSFLRKPLGEPASFTCKADPSFSISWARTGSQGAWAPPGHWNLSVSAGVSLVLIERLQPGDSGNYTCILKNETTKVTLSITIEVSYAPKNTSLTRSEPSVKEGDPLTLTCRGDASPEPQILWTKLNSTLPDSWIRSTGKGQSTLTALSLAPEHSGTYQCEISNGIGRETLTTTLHVLYAPKNTSLTRSEPSVKEGDPLTLTCRGEASPEPQILWTKLNSTLPDSWIRSTGKGQSTLTALSLAPEHSGTYQCEISNGIGRETLTTTLHVLYAPKNTSLTRSEHSVKEGDPLTLTCRGDASPEPQILWTKLNSTLPDSWIHSTGKGQSTLTALSLAPEHSGTYQCEISNGIGRETLTTTLHVLYAPKNTSLTRSEPSVKEGDPLTLTCRGEASPEPQILWTKLNSTLPDSWIRSTGKGQSTLTALSLAPEHSGTYQCEISNGIGRETLTTTLHVLYAPKNTSLTRSEPSVKEGDPLTLTCRGEASPEPQILWTKLNSTLPDSWIRSTGKGQSTLTALSLAPEHSGTYQCEISNGIGRETLTTTLHVLYAPKNTSLTRSEHSVKEGDPLTLTCRGDASPEPQILWTKLNSTLPDSWIHSTGKGQSTLTALSLAPEHSGTYQCEISNGIGRETLTTTLHVLYAPKNTSLTRSEPSVKEGDPLTLTCRGEASPEPQILWTKLNSTLPDSWIRSTGKGQSTLTALSLAPEHSGTYQCEISNGIGRETLTTTLHVLYAPKNTSLTRSEPSVKEGDPLTLTCRGEASPEPQILWTKLNSTLPGSWIRSTGKGQSTLTALSLAPEHSGTYQCEISNGIGRETLTTTLHVLYAPKNTSLTRSEPTVKEGDPLTLTCRGDASPEPQILWTKLNSTLPDSWIRSTGKGQSTLTALSLAPEHSGTYQCEISNGIGREALTTTLHVLYGPRNIGADSGVITGNEGQPLKINCTWDANPKPDIQWLKLGSEKRDHWEISESGNKSQLRINAMGSEDLGVYTCLIRNKIGEIWRNTTVRATDEQGVQSVTITIATALPALGLSIFAALVGWLRKNRQSTLSINP; this is translated from the exons ATGTGTGTGTGCCTTGTTTGTGTAGCACTACCGGATCTGAACGTGCAATCCGATCCCAAAGAGCCGGTCTCAGGACAGCCCTTCAGCCTCAAGTGTTCTCTGCAGGGGGTGTACCCTCCCGGCTCAGTGGAGATGCGCTGGTTACACGGGGACCGTGTCATCGCAGGACCCGCCGGCACAGCGGAAAACGCAGACGAGGTGTTTCACAATTACGAGCTCAGGACAAAACAGCAGCTGCACGCCACAAGTGCAGATTACAGATGCGAAGCAGAGTTGGTTTTACAAAACAAGttgataaaaactaaaaaacaaacactgccgTTACAGTTTAAAG TGGTTCCTGAGAGGCCCTCCATTTCCACCTCTTTCCTGCGCAAGCCCTTGGGGGAGCCGGCCTCCTTCACATGCAAGGCAGATCCCTCCTTCAGCATCTCCTGGGCAAGGACAGGCAGCCAGGGAGCATGGGCCCCTCCGGGACACTGGAATCTCTCTGTCAGCGCGGGCGTCTCGCTGGTGCTCATAGAGAGACTGCAGCCTGGCGACAGTGGAAACTACACCTGCATCCTCAAGAATGAAACCACCAAAGTGACGCTCAGCATAACCATTGAGGTTTCCT ACGCTCCTAAGAATACCTCACTGACCCGCTCTGAGCCCTCGGTCAAGGAAGGAGACCCCCTGACCCTGACCTGCAGGGGGGACGCCAGCCCAGAGCCTCAGATCCTCTGGACTAAACTGAACTCCACATTACCAGACAGCTGGATCCGCTCTACAGGCAAGGGGCAGTCCACACTGACAGCCCTCTCCCTCGCCCCCGAGCACAGCGGCACCTACCAGTGTGAAATCAGCAACGGCATTGGCAGGGAGACCCTGACGACAACGCTCCACGTGCTGT ACGCTCCTAAGAATACCTCACTGACCCGCTCTGAGCCCTCGGTCAAGGAAGGAGACCCCCTGACCCTGACCTGCAGGGGGGAAGCCAGCCCAGAGCCTCAGATCCTCTGGACTAAACTGAACTCCACATTACCAGACAGCTGGATCCGCTCTACAGGCAAGGGGCAGTCCACACTGACAGCCCTCTCCCTCGCCCCTGAGCACAGCGGCACCTACCAGTGTGAAATCAGCAACGGCATTGGCAGGGAGACCCTGACGACAACGCTCCACGTGCTGT ACGCTCCTAAGAATACCTCACTGACCCGCTCTGAGCACTCGGTCAAGGAAGGAGACCCCCTGACCCTGACCTGCAGGGGGGACGCCAGCCCAGAGCCTCAGATCCTCTGGACTAAACTGAACTCCACATTACCAGACAGCTGGATCCACTCTACAGGCAAGGGACAGTCCACACTGACAGCCCTCTCCCTCGCCCCCGAGCACAGCGGCACCTACCAGTGTGAAATCAGCAACGGCATTGGCAGGGAGACCCTGACGACAACGCTCCACGTGCTGT ACGCTCCTAAGAATACCTCACTGACCCGCTCTGAGCCCTCGGTCAAGGAAGGAGACCCCCTGACCCTGACCTGCAGGGGGGAAGCCAGCCCAGAGCCTCAGATCCTCTGGACTAAACTGAACTCCACATTACCAGACAGCTGGATCCGCTCTACAGGCAAGGGGCAGTCCACACTGACAGCCCTCTCCCTCGCCCCCGAGCACAGCGGCACCTACCAGTGTGAAATCAGCAACGGCATTGGCAGGGAGACCCTGACGACAACGCTCCACGTGCTGT ACGCTCCTAAGAATACCTCACTGACCCGCTCTGAGCCCTCGGTCAAGGAAGGAGACCCCCTGACCCTGACCTGCAGGGGGGAAGCCAGCCCAGAGCCTCAGATCCTCTGGACTAAACTGAACTCCACATTACCAGACAGCTGGATCCGCTCTACAGGCAAGGGGCAGTCCACACTGACAGCCCTCTCCCTCGCCCCTGAGCACAGCGGCACCTACCAGTGTGAAATCAGCAACGGCATTGGCAGGGAGACCCTGACGACAACGCTCCACGTGCTGT ACGCTCCTAAGAATACCTCACTGACCCGCTCTGAGCACTCGGTCAAGGAAGGAGACCCCCTGACCCTGACCTGCAGGGGGGACGCCAGCCCAGAGCCTCAGATCCTCTGGACTAAACTGAACTCCACATTACCAGACAGCTGGATCCACTCTACAGGCAAGGGACAGTCCACACTGACAGCCCTCTCCCTCGCCCCCGAGCACAGCGGCACCTACCAGTGTGAAATCAGCAACGGCATTGGCAGGGAGACCCTGACGACAACGCTCCACGTGCTGT ACGCTCCTAAGAATACCTCACTGACCCGCTCTGAGCCCTCGGTCAAGGAAGGAGACCCCCTGACCCTGACCTGCAGGGGGGAAGCCAGCCCAGAGCCTCAGATCCTCTGGACTAAACTGAACTCCACATTACCAGACAGCTGGATCCGCTCTACAGGCAAGGGGCAGTCCACACTGACAGCCCTCTCCCTCGCCCCCGAGCACAGCGGCACCTACCAGTGTGAAATCAGCAACGGCATTGGCAGGGAGACCCTGACGACAACGCTCCACGTGCTGT ACGCGCCTAAGAATACCTCACTGACCCGCTCTGAGCCCTCGGTCAAGGAAGGAGACCCCCTGACCCTGACCTGCAGGGGGGAAGCCAGCCCAGAGCCTCAGATCCTCTGGACTAAACTGAACTCCACATTACCAGGCAGCTGGATCCGCTCTACAGGCAAGGGGCAGTCCACACTGACAGCCCTCTCCCTCGCCCCCGAGCACAGCGGCACCTACCAGTGTGAAATCAGCAACGGCATTGGCAGGGAGACCCTGACGACAACGCTCCACGTGCTGT ACGCTCCTAAGAATACCTCACTGACCCGCTCTGAGCCCACGGTCAAGGAAGGAGACCCCCTGACCCTGACCTGCAGGGGGGACGCCAGCCCAGAGCCTCAGATCCTCTGGACTAAACTGAACTCCACATTACCAGACAGCTGGATCCGCTCTACAGGCAAGGGGCAGTCCACACTGACAGCCCTCTCCCTCGCCCCCGAGCACAGCGGCACCTACCAGTGTGAAATCAGCAACGGCATTGGCAGGGAGGCCCTGACGACAACGCTCCACGTGCTGT ACGGTCCCAGGAATATCGGAGCTGACTCTGGAGTCATCACAGGGAATGAAGGCCAGCCTCTGAAAATCAACTGCACCTGGGATGCAAATCCCAAGCCTGACATCCAGTGGCTCAAACTGGGCTCGGAGAAACGGGATCACTGGGAGATATCTGAATCCGGGAATAAATCCCAGCTGAGAATCAATGCTATGGGATCTGAGGATCTCGGGGTTTACACCTGTCTGATCAGAAACAAAATTGGGGAAATATGGAGGAACACAACCGTGAGAGCGACAG ATGAACAGGGAGTGCAGAGCGTGACCATAACGATAGCCACTGCGCTGCCAGCACTGGGCTTGTCAATATTCGCAGCCCTTGTGGGTTGGCTGAGAAAGAACAGACAGTCTACGCTCAGTATAAACCCATAA